tcttactgATCAATGGAAATTCCTGGTAATTTTACTTGTAGAAATAAAAGTCAATCAATGTGTGATATTGAAGCTTCCATTTTAGGCTTGTGAGGATGAAAGCCTTCAAACACAAATATTCTATCCAGTAGAGCAGAAGATTCTGTACTTCAGCTATCCGTCGGCATGTTATCCACCAAAACTTCAATTGTCGTATGCCCTGCGGTACGCCTAGCAGAAATCACAAATTTGTCAACAAAACTTGTTTCCCCTCTTCTTTTACAAGCTTAAAgtttttcccttcttcttttgtgtaGGCCATGCCCATAATGAAACTTTGTGTTCCCACTTCAGTAAAGAAATCTGCACAGCCGTGTTGGAATACGACATTGCGCCGCATTTGTTGATCAACTCTAGCATATTTTTGCTTGATGAAAATGGCTATCAACAACGTCATCACTTGATCGGTGAGTTTCCATTTATGCTATTCAATTCTTATGTCACTCTCCAACGAGGTAATGGGCTAAAATGTATGAACAGCTCTGATGTCCTTTTCGAATTCAATATCTCAGCCTGGGAATTTCGTAGAGAGACTCAATCGAAACATGGCGGTGGGGGGAATGATCCAGTTAATCAAGTTATTATTGCCGCCATAGATTCTAGCTGTCAAATCCTTACAGTAAAGACACTTTATTCACTTATGCTAAAGATACGTTGAGCAAACGAGTATAAAACTGGCTATAGTGGGCGTGGACGACTGCCGCGAACCAGAAAATATCGAATGATATCCATAACCGAGTTGATTATTCCGCACTACTACGTACGTACTGCATGATCTGATCAGCACCGGTCACTTCTGTGTACGAGCCAAAGAACCACCCCTATTACATCGCTTCTTTCCCATAACCAATGTGATAATATAAATCATCGTATTTAGCGATTACATATTCATATTATTAGGTTCCGTCCCTGTTTGATCTATGGTCCTCTCCTTTTCGGAAGGGGAGGCGTAACCATCGATCTATTCAAGTGGGTAATGCCCTCGATTATTCCACTAGTGCACGTCTTACAGCCAGATCCTGACGACTCTATCCGTCATCCGCTAAACCTTGTTAATTCCGAGACGAATAAATCATCGTGCTAGTTGGCCGCGTTCAATATACGCACAACATGGCGAATGTTTACGAATACTCTTTGAAATATGTCCCAGCCTAAACTACTAAATAATCTATTAGATCAAATTTGAGCAAAGATGATCGATGGCAATAATCTCCATTTTACATTTGATTTATTGTCGTAACATCGGGATCGTTGTATCTATGTTGAATCGGCTTGGCGGACTGGTCACGTGACAGATGGGTTCTTGGGTAAATTCACCGTCATATGCGAACTGTGACATGTTgcttaagaaaacacacctcgtttttttgtgtgtgtgttttcattcTTCGTCCGATGTTGATccggttaaaaaaaaaagggaaaataaagcCTTTGATGTAATCCCCTGTTACATGCGTTGGCTTTACACTAACCAGATGCGAGGGTGTTCCAAGGGTGAAGGGTAACAGAACTAATCGCTAaaatcaacaaagaaaaaaaaaagggggggacgaGTTTATTCATGTTACATGTACTGGTGTATAACgttgatttcttttattgGTTTGAAATTCGCGACAGGTTTCGAGTTCAATTGCAAAAGAAACATGAAAGTGCACAgagcaatttcatttttatttaaagcaCTCCATTCCAGCCATAAATTTCTGTAGAAATGTATAGAGACATTTGCAGAAGGTCCAGCTATAACAGAGAGTCTATATATTTCAATAGCATCACCAACAAATGAGAGGGGTCTCTCTGTGTGTTGTGTATGTGTTTTTAGTGTAGTAGTAGGACTACATAAGAGAGAACCGGTCCCTGCTCCCGTGACGCAGATGAAGATCAACGATCTGATGCTGCGCTGGCCGAGCCAGTTCCAGGCAAGGAGCACTCCATCTTTGGCCACTTTGGCTGATGAGATTGGGAGACGAGgaagatacacacacacacacagatgaCCTGTCTCTGAGTGTCCCCTAGTTTCTCTTATACATGTACCAACTCCCACACCCAATAGAAAAGAACTCTATTCCCTATCCATAAAATGTGATGTTTTTACGATCCAGCAAATATCTTTGCTCTAGTTCTTGACCTCCTTCATCTCTCTCCCCTCACGCTTCGGACACTAGCTTATTTATACTTGAAATATCGACTGGCGTCATCCAAAGGGCTCCCGAAACTGGCGAGCTGGAACTCGTTCAAAACCCATCTTTTTATAAATAGCCTCCACACAAGTTCTAGCCagcaccttttttttttctgtttgtttagGGCTATTGCCTAATTGGAAATAgttaaatgattttttctCAAGATGAATAATCTTTAATTGGGGGAGGGAAAAGTTATCTATAGCAGACAGACGACGAAAAGTCAGCTGTCAGAGTTTTTACATGAAGAAGCTGCAGACCTTTTGCTGCAGTGTAAACTCTGTGTGTATAGCAGGGTAAAGAGACGAAAGAGACTTTCAAGCGACATAATATTTGTCCGGCAGTCTACATCCCTttctctcctctttttttttttgctgtccAAGTAGCGGTTCGATACTAATTCGGTTAAGGCACCAGAGGGGGGAAAACCTTCCGGTCGATGATTGTGCGTGTTGGTAGTTTCTTGTTCACTGTCTGTTTTCTGGTACAGCTCTCGCTCCTGTGTCCATTTCTCTCTTTCATGGCCAGCATCCGTCCTGTTTTTGCTGCAAAGATGCAGTCTAGTTGTAGTATTTACAAAGCCAGCAGAAGCAAGATTGGATGTTGCAAAATTGATGACTTTCGATGCTAACGTTCTGTTCTTCCATGTCAAGCCTTTctgttatttaaaaattgtttcctttttcaattGTGATCCTCGGAGTATTAAGGTCATGTTCAGTAACAAAAGTCCATCAAACTCAGATCGCAGCATTTAATCAGATGTCTTAACTTATTTTTGGCGAAAAACTGCGCTAAGTGCGCAACACTTCCTGTTGACTCCTCCAGAGTTCTTTAATTAAAAAGAGCGGCAATGTTGTCACGGAGTGCAGACGTAACATAACCATAATAGTAACCAGTATCGAGAAGAAAACCCCAACGTCTAAATGTACGTTTTAATTTGtcgttttatttcatttctaatTGTCATACAAGTAGAATTTTGGAAACAGCCCTAGAACTAATTAAAGTTCAATTAAATTCGTTAAAACCACGAGGCAAAATGATTAATCTAGTTCCACGTTCACTACAGTGTTATGTAATCGGTTCGCTGCGGCCTTGAGTACAAGAATTTcacgttttcttcttcatttattttattagaaTGGCATCAGGGATCCGTCTTGCGTTTTCAGTCATTAGACCCGCCAATTTAGCATGTGTGAGATTTCAAAGCACTGCAGCTCAAACCAAAGCTACTGAAACCAAAGTCAAGCAACCAGAGAAAGGTACAAAAAATGTCCACATAGTAGTAAGTCTACCATCTGATTGattttggctgttttttttccaGTAACATTTGACTGGCGTGATCCCCTTAACTTGGAATCCCAGCTAACAGAAGATGAGAGAATGATGCGTGACAGCTTCAGGACTTATTGCCAGGACAAACTGATGCCTCGCATCACCATGGCCAACAGACATGAAGGTAGCGTACATCCCATCAAGTTTATCATCCAACACTTTCTAATCACATgcttttttaagttttccacCGTGAAATCATGCAAGAGATGGGAGACCTTGGTGTTCTAGGCCCAACAATTGAGGGCTATGGCTGTGCTGGGGCATCATCTGTAGCTTACGGCCTTCTTGCTAGAGAAGTGGAACGAGTGGACTCGAGTTACCGTTCCGCTTTCAGTGTCCAGTCTTCATTAGTCATGTACCCCATCGACGCCTTTGGAACTACAGAGCAGAAGGAGAAGTTTCTTCCCAAACTTGGTAAGAATGAATAATCATTGTCCTTGTTTCCTTGCTACACAATCATTGTCACGGAAGCCAAGGGCGAGATGGTGGGTTGCTTCGGTTTGACGGAACCGAATCACGGCAGTGATCCCGCCGGAATGGAAACAAAAGCCAAACATGACGCCAAAGCAGGCGTTTACATTTTGAACGGCAGCAAGACTTGGATCACCAACAGCCCTATCGCCGACGTAGCAGTTGTCTGGGCCAAATCGTTGGATGAAGGTAACAGGATCCGAGGCTTCTTGGTCGAACGAGGCACCAAAGGCTTCACTACACCCAAAATCGAAGGcaaattctccctccgagcCTCTACGACTGGCATGATCATGTTGGAGGATGTCGTCGTTCCTGAATCCAACATGCTACCTAAAGTACATGGCCTAAAAGGTCCGTTCAGTTGCCTAAACAGCGCACGTTACGGCATCGCGTGGGGCACGCTAGGCGCGGCCGAATTTTGTTTAGCCGCAGCCCGTGAGTACACTCTTCAACGTCAGCAATTCGGTCGACCCTTGGCCGCCAATCAACTTATTCAGAAGAAGATGGCCGATGCCCTAACTGAAATCGCCTTAGCTCTTCAAGGCTGCATTCAAGTTGGCCGTCTCAAGGATAACGGGCAGTAAGTTCCCCTTTTTGACAAGTTTCACTCACTGGTTTTGATTattcattttgattgaatCCAGAGCGACGCCTGATATGATTTCGCTATTGAAGCGAAATTCATGCGGCAAATCGCTGGATATTGCCCGCGCTTGCAGAGATATGCTGGGCGGCAATGGCATCTCGGATGAATACCACATCATCCGACACGTCATGAACTTGGAGGCTGTCAACACGTACGAGGGCACCCACGATATCCACGCCCTTATTCTAGGCCGTGCCATTACCGGTCTTCAAGCTTTTAGCGGTTCTGGTTGATGATATTATCATCGATAATCCCCACGCTTAAGAATCCCCTCGATTGTATAAAACGCTTTGGAACAATTATTACTCATAATCCGCACTTTTGGGCTTTTGTATAGAGTGTATTGGGTGCGCGCACATCGAGatcagagaaagagagaaaatacaaaaagaagagacaacgaacttgaaaaattttgaaatgaaaaaaaatgggtgcCGAAATTTGCATAGAGGAACCGAATTGTTAATCTTTCAAGacattctttttaaaatttattattttttttacgtttattttttaacttcgagttttttattttttacattttctaaAATGGATTGACTGCCAGGTGAGTGAAGGAATTACCGAAAGCAGATAAATTGACGATAGCCTTATTGTTGTTGCCTCCAGCCACGGCGGCGGAGGAACGGGAGTTGGTGATTGGTGGTGCTTCGATAGGCGGCGATTCCGGCGGAGAATTCAATCCAGCGCTCCAGGTAGTATTGCTTTCCGTTCGGTCTCCTGTCACAATCAATATCACAGTCAATCTCATTTCCGCCGTATTTTTGTGTAgcgtaaaacaaaaagacataAAGGGCGGGCCTGTTTCTAGATCTAATTCGATTTCGGGTTGATTTGTGGCCACTAATTTGGGGCAGACTCGACAGATCTGAGCTTTAATTGCCCATTCCTTTAACATGTGATGGTGGTGTTGTctacggatttttttttttttctgctacTGGATAATTGTTGTTATTAACTTACCCATTTGGGGTTTGATGTCGAGATCACGGGGCGATTCGGCTGATGATCCGGCCGATGAAGATCCACGGCTTTCTTTGGCATCGCTAGGACTTTGATGATTTCCGTCTTTACCAACACTTCCTCCGTTATTATCTGATGACGATGATTTCTGTTGTGTTAGTCGCTCCTGTTTGCGGAATTTTGCTCGTCGATTTTGGAACCAAACCTGGAAAAATCGTCCcccacaaaagaaaaacaaaatgacgCTCCGATCCGTTTAgcagcaaacaaaaaacagtgtCAGATGTTCTTCTCAACGGAGCGTGATGGAAGCCTCGACCATTAGTTCCGCACTGCGACGGATATCACATGTGTGTCAACAAAACACACTACAACTACTTACGACTGGTACAGTATTAACTATTATAAAGTGCACAAGAGATCTGTGAGCGTCAAACGTAACACATTGCCTTTGGCTGCAACCAAGAGGGGGATGATGGCGCTATTATGAACTCTGCATCCACATGAATTGAGGAGACTGCATAGTCCTTTACGACCACATGGGGTTCACCCGCCCTTGTGTTGGATGTACACTATTTTCGTGCCATCTGTCGTGACACTGTACGCAGCATAAGAAACAACAGTATATCGTTTTCAATCcctcgtgtttttttttttttctagcaaGTGAGGGGATTGTTGTGATGTTGTTGTCGTTGCTGTATCTCTTTCAATTTTACAAGATGTCTCTATTCACCATCCCCTCCTGCCTCCACTGTACATTAGAGGCGCTACATAATGGCTCATTTTTCGATCGAGTCGATCAATCAATCAGAGGTGACTATTGACTTTctttattctattttcttttgcgATGTGTCCTGTTTATTGTCCAGCCATATGCGCTGTTTTGTAAACGCTTTCCTAATCGGAGGATACTGATTGATTTAATCGACTCTTGTGTGTTATTCTATGCCGATTTGCAGGGTGAATTGAATCAACATTTACAGCAATTTACTCCCTAATTTAATATGAATGAAACTATGGTGTTGATTCCCAAGTTGGCGGGAGACATGGTCCACTTTCCAAAAAACTTCAAAGGCCAAGTGACACAAAGATTAAAGGGCTCGCTATTTCAATGTAGGGTTTCCTGGACACGCGACTCGTGCAATTCTCGTTTGCCGCTTCACTGGGTTTCGTGCTATAGTTCCTGCTCTATCGAAgaagtggggaaaaaaaaaagggaagctGATGGACCATAAGGATGACCAATACAATGATCATCAGGAACAACAAAATCCTTTCGGGAATTGGTTCCAGTTTCGCGTCGTGGGAATACCCGGGTTTTGCGGTTTTCACGGCCCCTTTGACATTGCCGCTATTAGCTAATGGATCTAACGTAACTGGTTCTCTTTCTCCACTTGAAACATTCAGAAATCTCAAGTTTGATATTCAAAGTAAAAATATCAAATAGAGTGaaattcaaataataataagataattttttttttctcagtgCTATGAGTGGCACGACGCCGTGGAACACACGCGACTGGAGAAGCACAACGTCACACACGATTGCAAGGGGGGAGTGCGTGTGGTGGTAAGTCTC
This sequence is a window from Daphnia magna isolate NIES linkage group LG7, ASM2063170v1.1, whole genome shotgun sequence. Protein-coding genes within it:
- the LOC116927958 gene encoding glutaryl-CoA dehydrogenase, mitochondrial; translated protein: MASGIRLAFSVIRPANLACVRFQSTAAQTKATETKVKQPEKVTFDWRDPLNLESQLTEDERMMRDSFRTYCQDKLMPRITMANRHEVFHREIMQEMGDLGVLGPTIEGYGCAGASSVAYGLLAREVERVDSSYRSAFSVQSSLVMYPIDAFGTTEQKEKFLPKLAKGEMVGCFGLTEPNHGSDPAGMETKAKHDAKAGVYILNGSKTWITNSPIADVAVVWAKSLDEGNRIRGFLVERGTKGFTTPKIEGKFSLRASTTGMIMLEDVVVPESNMLPKVHGLKGPFSCLNSARYGIAWGTLGAAEFCLAAAREYTLQRQQFGRPLAANQLIQKKMADALTEIALALQGCIQVGRLKDNGQATPDMISLLKRNSCGKSLDIARACRDMLGGNGISDEYHIIRHVMNLEAVNTYEGTHDIHALILGRAITGLQAFSGSG